CTTAGGCTTGGTGGGATTTAATAAAATTGAGTTTTCAGCAAGCCAGATCAAGATGCCCGTTGGCATGAGCTTAGATTTTGGCGGGGTGTGTAAAGAATATGCCGTCGACAGAACCGCACAATTACTGGCGCAGCGTTGGCCAACTTACTCAGTGTTGGTTAATTTTGGTGGCGATATTGCTTGTCCTATCAGCAATAATGATGGCTGGCAGGTTGGCATTGAAAACCCACAACAGCTTGATAATGCCGCAGGATTACTGACTATTAAGCAAGGTGCATTGGCAACGAGTGGAACTACGCGCCGATATATTGAAGTGAAGGGGAAGCGTTATGGGCATATCATTAATCCACAAAGTGGTTATCCTGTTGAACACGCACCATTGTCGGTAACGGTTTTGGGCCCCAATTGTATTGCCGCAGGCATGTTATCGACAATGGCAATGTTAAAAGGCGCAGAGGCTGAAGCGTTTTTACAGCAGCAAGGTGTCGAGCACAAGGTGTTTCGCTAGTCGTGCATTTAGCGTTAGATAAAGCAACAAGTTAACCGTTGAGTAAATAAAGGATCATTATGCG
This Shewanella aestuarii DNA region includes the following protein-coding sequences:
- a CDS encoding FAD:protein FMN transferase, whose translation is MMQLTQRSWGFLGCFDAMASPCELLIQGHDEQIARQMLTMAFDEAKRIEQKYSRFIASNLVGKINHAQGEPVSIDSETLQLLEFAKQCYQLSDGAFDITAGPLMQLWRFDGKHAIPNSADIHLALGLVGFNKIEFSASQIKMPVGMSLDFGGVCKEYAVDRTAQLLAQRWPTYSVLVNFGGDIACPISNNDGWQVGIENPQQLDNAAGLLTIKQGALATSGTTRRYIEVKGKRYGHIINPQSGYPVEHAPLSVTVLGPNCIAAGMLSTMAMLKGAEAEAFLQQQGVEHKVFR